The following proteins come from a genomic window of Daphnia carinata strain CSIRO-1 chromosome 6, CSIRO_AGI_Dcar_HiC_V3, whole genome shotgun sequence:
- the LOC130694071 gene encoding uncharacterized protein LOC130694071 — MARHLAALINLFWLLFACTIYANGQSFEETVQQLAKNYAEIKEVLEAKMVRLETKVIGLESKMQQQNAIVISLQNERHSDEVEIKLHETKAIVDDLAIKLNERTNAVTDIGKMPTSCSDLQHIGHRISGLYSVMGTRSVETVYCNFHPNAKEMQKWIGYVDVKSASTYFYVTRSSPFMETNIPIAFDVEQLNVGGAMNLQTGKFVAPRAGKYSFSISGVAYFPYTQLTPGLYNETPVVPSYRFQISLIKNGNWIGSGYSHATNTGGTFETFSLESTLGLIKNDQVWVEISEMSDKVLLYGRRFTHFTGVFLEEDLTQ; from the exons ATGGCCCGTCATTTGGCTGCGttaattaatttgttttggCTATTGTTCGCTTGCACAATTTACGCGAATGGCCAGTCCTTCGAAGAAACTGTGCAACAATTGGCGAAAAATTAC GCTGAAATTAAAGAAGTTTTGGAAGCTAAAATGGTCCGTTTAGAAACGAAAGTGATTGGCCTCGAATCGAAAATGCAACAGCAAAATGCGATTGTGATTTCCTTGCAAAACGAACGGCACAGCGACGAGGTGGAGATCAAGTTGCACG AAACAAAAGCCATCGTGGACGATTTAGCGATCAAGTTAAACG agAGAACCAATGCCGTGACGGACATTGGAAAAATGCCAACATCTTGTTCGGATTTGCAACACATTGGACATCGAATAAGCGGATTGTATTCCGTTATGGGAACTCGATCGGTCGAAACAGTTTACTGCAATTTTCACCCAAATGCAAAAG AAATGCAAAAATGGATCGGTTACGTTGATGTGAAATCAGCGTCCACTTATTTCTACGTGACGAGGAGCAGTCCGTTTATGGAAACCAACATCCCAATTGCGTTCGACGTGGAGCAATTGAATGTCGGAGGAGCCATGAATTTGCAAACGGGCAAATTCGTGGCACCTCGAGCTGGCAAGTACAGTTTCTCCATTTCGGGAGTGGCCTATTTCCCTTACACGCAACTGACTCCCGGACTGTACAACGAGACTCCCGTCGTGCCTTCCTATCGCTTTCAAATCAGTTTGATTAAAAATGGCAATTGGATCGGCTCTGGCTATTCTCACGCGACCAACACGGGCGGTACGTTCGAAACGTTTTCGCTCGAATCGACACTCGGTTTGATCAAAAACGATCAAGTCTGGGTGGAGATCTCTGAAATGTCGGACAAGGTGTTGCTCTACGGTCGCCGTTTCACTCATTTCACCGGCGTTTTCCTAGAGGAAGACTTGACCCAATAG